Proteins encoded in a region of the Perca fluviatilis chromosome 8, GENO_Pfluv_1.0, whole genome shotgun sequence genome:
- the dusp6 gene encoding dual specificity protein phosphatase 6, whose translation MLDKLKPVIQLDSVMAISKTVGWLREQLETRRDGLLVMDCRAQELYESSHVEAAINVAIPSLMLRRLKKGNLPVRSLLSDGEDREKFVRRCKTDTIVLYDEYSREWNENVDGGSVLGLLLRRMKDEGYKAYYLEGGFSKFQAEYPALCETNLDGSSNTGSPTAQVLGLGGLRISSDSSDIESDIDPCSATDSDGSPLSNPQPCFPVEILPHLYLGCAKDSTNLDVLEEYGIKYILNVTPNLPNLFENAGEFKYKQIPISDHWSQNLSQFFPEAISFIDEARGQKCGVLVHCLAGISRSVTVTVAYLMQKLNLSMNDAYDIVKMKKSNISPNFNFMGQLLDFERTLGLKRPCDNRIAPPTQQLYFTTPTNHNVFQLDALQST comes from the exons ATGCTCGACAAGCTCAAGCCCGTCATCCAGCTCGACTCGGTAATGGCGATCAGCAAGACGGTGGGCTGGCTCCGGGAGCAGCTGGAGACGCGCAGGGACGGCCTGCTTGTGATGGACTGCCGGGCCCAGGAGCTCTACGAGTCTTCGCACGTCGAGGCGGCCATCAACGTGGCCATACCGTCCCTGATGCTCCGCAGGCTCAAGAAGGGCAACCTGCCCGTGCGGTCGCTGCTCTCCGACGGGGAGGACCGGGAGAAGTTCGTGCGCCGGTGCAAGACGGACACCATCGTGCTGTACGACGAGTACAGCCGGGAGTGGAACGAGAACGTGGACGGGGGCTCGGTGTTGGGCTTACTGCTGAGGAGGATGAAGGACGAAGGCTACAAGGCCTATTATCTGGAGG gtgGCTTCAGTAAATTCCAGGCCGAGTATCCAGCTCTGTGCGAAACCAACCTGGACGGCTCCTCCAACACCGGCTCCCCCACCGCCCAGGTGCTGGGCCTCGGCGGGCTGCGGATCAGCTCCGACTCGTCGGACATCGAGTCCGACATCGACCCGTGCAGCGCCACGGACTCGGACGGCAGCCCGCTGTCCAACCCGCAGCCCTGCTTCCCGGTGGAGATCCTGCCGCACCTGTACCTGGGCTGCGCCAAGGACTCCACCAACCTGGACGTGCTGGAGGAGTACGGCATCAAGTACATCCTCAACGTGACTCCCAATCTGCCCAACCTGTTCGAGAACGCGGGGGAGTTTAAGTACAAGCAGATCCCCATCTCGGACCACTGGAGCCAGAATCTCTCCCAGTTCTTCCCCGAGGCCATCAGCTTCATTG ATGAAGCTCGAGGCCAGAAGTGCGGCGTCCTGGTCCACTGCCTGGCCGGCATCAGCCGCTCGGTGACCGTTACGGTGGCCTACCTGATGCAGAAGCTCAACCTGTCCATGAACGACGCCTACGACATCGTCAAGATGAAAAAGTCCAACATCTCGCCCAACTTCAACTTCATGGGCCAGCTCCTGGACTTTGAGCGCACCCTGGGCCTGAAGCGCCCGTGCGACAACCGCATAGCGCCGCCGACCCAGCAGCTCTACttcaccaccccgaccaaccacAACGTCTTCCAGCTGGACGCCCTGCAGTCCACGTGA